One Manduca sexta isolate Smith_Timp_Sample1 chromosome 28, JHU_Msex_v1.0, whole genome shotgun sequence DNA window includes the following coding sequences:
- the LOC115445125 gene encoding LOW QUALITY PROTEIN: elongation factor 1-alpha 2 (The sequence of the model RefSeq protein was modified relative to this genomic sequence to represent the inferred CDS: inserted 2 bases in 2 codons), translated as MGKEKTHINIVVIGHVDSGKSTTTGHLIYKCGGIDKRTIEKFEKEAQEMGKGSFKYAWVLDKLKAERERGITIDIALWKFETAKYYVTIIDAPGHRDFIKNMITGTSQADCAVLIVAAGTGEFEAGISKNGQTREHALLAFTLGVKQLIVGVNKMDSTEPPYHEARYEEIKKEVSSYIKKIGYNPATVAFVPISGWHGDNMLESSDKMPWFKGWTIDRKDGKVEGKTLIEALDAIQPPSRPTXKPLRLPLQDVYKIGGIGTVPVGRVETGILKPGMVVVFAPAAITTEVKSVEMHHEALQEAMPGDNVGFNVKNVSVKELRRGYVAGDSKNAPPKGAADFTAQVIVLNHPGQISNGYTPVLDCHTAHIACKFAEIKEKCDRRTGKTTEVDPKSIKSGDAAIVTLVPXKPLCVESFQEFPPLGRFAVRDMRQTVAVGVIKSVTFKEVTTGKITKAAEKAQKKK; from the exons ATGGGTAAGGAGAAGACTCATATTAACATCGTCGTGATTGGTCATGTGGACTCCGGCAAGTCTACCACCACGGGCCATCTCATCTATAAGTGCGGTGGCATCGACAAACGTACCATCGAGAAGTTCGAGAAGGAGGCTCAGGAGATGGGAAAAGGCTCCTTCAAGTATGCCTGG GTGTTGGACAAGTTAAAGGCGGAACGTGAACGTGGTATCACGATTGATATCGCTCTGTGGAAGTTCGAGACTGCGAAGTATTACGTGACTATCATCGATGCGCCCGGTCACAGGGACTTCATCAAAAACATGATTACTGGCACGTCCCAG GCTGACTGCGCAGTATTGATTGTGGCCGCTGGCACTGGTGAGTTCGAAGCCGGTATCAGTAAGAACGGCCAGACCCGCGAGCATGCGCTCCTCGCCTTCACTCTGGGGGTGAAGCAGCTCATTGTGGGCGTCAACAAAATGGACTCCACCGAGCCACCTTACCACGAGGCTCGCTACGAGGAGATCAAGAAGGAGGTCTCATCTTACATCAAGAAGATTG GATACAACCCGGCGACGGTGGCGTTCGTACCCATCTCGGGATGGCACGGCGACAACATGTTGGAGTCCTCCGACAAGATGCCTTGGTTCAAAGGTTGGACCATCGACCGCAAGGATGGCAAGGTCGAGGGCAAAACTCTCATCGAG GCTCTTGACGCGATTCAACCCCCTTCGCGGCCCA GAAAACCGCTGCGCTTGCCTCTTCAGGACGTATACAAGATAGGAGGCATAGGCACCGTGCCCGTAGGTCGAGTTGAGACTGGCATTTTGAAACCTG GCATGGTGGTGGTGTTCGCTCCGGCCGCAATCACCACTGAAGTGAAGTCCGTTGAGATGCACCACGAGGCGCTGCAGGAGGCCATGCCGGGAGACAACGTCGGCTTCAACGTAAAG AACGTGTCGGTGAAGGAATTGCGTCGTGGCTATGTGGCTGGAGACTCGAAAAACGCTCCGCCTAAAGGCGCTGCTGATTTCACTGCGCAG GTGATTGTGCTGAACCATCCTGGTCAAATCAGCAACGGGTACACTCCGGTGCTCGACTGCCACACTGCTCATATTGCTTGCAAGTTCGCTGAGATCAAGGAAAAGTGCGACCGTCGTACTG GTAAAACAACTGAAGTGGACCCGAAGTCCATTAAGTCTGGCGACGCGGCCATCGTGACGCTCGTGC ACAAGCCGCTGTGCGTGGAGTCGTTCCAGGAGTTCCCGCCGCTGGGACGCTTCGCCGTGCGCGACATGCGCCAGACCGTGGCCGTGGGCGTTATCAAG AGCGTCACGTTCAAGGAAGTGACTACTGGAAAAATCACCAAAGCCGCGGAGAAGGCCCAGAAGAAAAAATAA